The genomic interval ttaaatatgttgaatgtaaacatgtttttgttgttttagtacTTAATAATTCTAATGTCTaaatataagaatattttaaatggaaatgaccGCTGTCTCATCCTGGTGCCGTACGTGACATTGTTTGGCTGCTGTTGTATGTCtacagcttttaaaatgtcctttttaatTGTTAGTACGAATATTATTTAGCATTAACTTAGCTGTTAGCCTCGAGCCATTAGCCTTTGGCTGTTGGCCAAATTGATTTCAGGTGTTCCGCATTGTTCAGgttgaaataacatttttgacagTGGggtttattctttttattttcttcatttaagtGCGGTTATGTAAGCACAGAGGGGAATCCTACTGAACAGCTGCCATGACACAACTTGAGCACGGTGGACATCGGAGATGGAGACAGATTCTTCAATATATATGTTGTGTTTGAAATTAGAATGTTGTAATAAAAGAATTATGTTAATatacattgtgtttttattaatattgcaAACGTTAAGCAGTCTGGGACAAAAATGGCATTTACATCTGGCCCAGATGGCGCAATGAATGACAGGCCAGCCGTGGCCCGGACCTAGTTTGCCAGAGGTGAAACGGCATATGGGCCAGCTATAAGCCAATTGGTGTGTCCTCAACCGGTCCATACCTGGCCCAGTTCTGGCGGCATATTGGCCACATCTGGCAAACCAGCACTGGGCCATGGGGGGGTCCCGTCATTCATTGCGCCATGTCAGTCAGATGTAAGTGCCAGTTGTGGGCCACAGCTAGCCCAGACCATTTTAGCTATGTGAGTATGGCACCCTCAAGGAATCATCCACAAAGCATCCAATAAAGCATTAGTTTCCACTGCTATCTCAAACAACTAATGTGTCTAATAAATCCCTTAATTAGTTGCATCAGGTGTTTGAGACAACACCTTATTTGCCAAGTTCTATTTCAAGGTGTTGAATTAGTATGCAGTTGTAATTGAAAGTAATATGTGCTTACTCTGGGTAAACCTGGGGAATTAAAGAGGCagtatcatttaaaatgtacttttttgagttttacatcatgttatgttattcctcatcaaaaacatacctggtgtgttgctttgattgtttcatgcatgttggagaaattcttaaatctcccgtggcaaccactCAACTGTGTAAAATGCCTGAGTGGACCTAGCGCTGCTCTCcaggatgaagctcctcctctgagctgcaatTGCCAatcttccacctcacagagcattCCTCCCCTCGATTCCCCccatcagctccttcagactagctaacAGCAATTGCCGAACAACTGCTGGtactgcgcatctgctgagctcattatacaagctacttctcagtgcaaagctgataaaatgttaaaggcttatagaggagccatgttctATTGAGTTCCTGGCGGTGGAGTGTTGGAAAGAACGGAATTTTCTTAGAGACAGAGGCCCGATCTCAAGGCGTTAAgtcacaaagtcaaatttcttttaagtcatatttgatatatacagcatttttataacaattgcaAGTAatataattacttgattgtgcaataaaatgattATGTGGGtggaaaacataatactgcTGCTATATAATTTTGCTACTAATGTaactgttggatttttttcagattaacaTTAATCATCAGATTTAAATtgcataaaattaaatttgaacttttattaAGATTACTTGGGCGTCCCTTGgctcagttcagttttttcttgcaattaAAGGTACAGTAGTAATGCCATATTGTGGCAGAAAGAGTAAACTGTCAATGGGTGCCACCAGATTTTTGaaagaagtggaggaaaaattCTTGATGGACTTTAAAAGACCTGCCACAAGCCTTGGAGCCAGCAAGCAGTGAGATTTAAGCTTCCACACTGAAGCACCTGCTGAAAGCTGAAGGGCTTCATGTCTGTGCTCCATCATGTACACTGCTAAGGACCCAAAAGCGCAAGAAACGTAGACTGCAATTTGCTCACAAATATATGCATCatccaaaacatattttgagagaaaatgtaTACATCATCCAAAAACTGGACTATAGTTGTGGGTTCAAGCATTATTAGCAATGTCTTCCAGTAACATAATTACCGTACcctgtaatatttttacatttcctgtcaacataATACAAAATACGCCCTGACCACTGGGATTAGcaagttttttgggggaaaccctgatgaTTAAGATCCAGACTCTGTGGAGGCTGATCCATGTGCAAGAATGATGTATCATGCTCTATGAACTCCTTAATCACAATTTGAACTTGATGAATCCTGTCGTGttatcagggaaaaaaaaaatccattgatgatggtatattcaggtagtcattCGTTGGACACATAATGTTGCCAGAGCTGAGCAACTGCAGCAATCCCAGATCATAGTGCTGCCTCCAGGGGCAtgacagtaggcactaggcatcaGTTCACCTGCCTCTCCACTTCCTCGATGTGCCCAAATGAGAAGCTagtcattgcatcagctggggttaaataacttgttgctaGCTGAAAGATAATTGCACATGCAGTAATTATCTAATAGGAGGCTCGTACCCATTTGTTTGGTTAAATTTAGGTGATGAATTATGTTTGGCCCAGCAGTATTCCTCATTGTTTTGAGGAAATATTGGACGTTTTTTTCCACTGATGTTGAAAATCTGAAGATGAATCATTAAACCCATCATTAAATAAGCTGTTCTGACACTCATCTGGCATGTAAATTCACTTGCATGAAAAAATTAGTAAGAGATGTTTCGGGTCTATTGTTATCACTTGCTAATATTTAACATGACTTTAAACCTCCAGGCAGTCATGGCAGATGGCCGTTCCCACTAAGCctaagttctggttctgctggaggtttcttcctgttaaaggagtttttctttctgctgtcaCTATGAGCATGCTGAAAATGAGGGATTGCTAAAAGGTCCATGACTCAATGCAAGTGACTTTCGTCTGTTGCTACATGCTTGTTTAGGGGGAGAGAATGCTACAAGTTAATGACTCGATGCTTGTGGGTTTCCTTAGATAATTTTTTAAGCTAATTTGAATTATTACCTGAACTtgactgtttgataactaggattaATTGGAATGTGTGTATTTGATTTGCTTGCCAAAGATTTGAACCCAGAAAAGATGTTGCCATGCTTTATTGGAGTGTTTCTCAATCCTGGTCTTCTGGTCcacctgccctgcatgttttagatgtgtctctgttccagaacacctgattcaaatgactgcatgacctcttctgcatgccagaagcctgttaatcacccacttATTCAAGTCAGAtatgtggcagaagggaaacacctgaAACATGCATGGTAGTGGTTCTTGAGGACTGGGATTGAGAACCAGTACTTTAAGATAATTTCATAAGAAATATTAAACTGAACACATTTCAGTTAATTAGGAAAGACAGTGTAGATATACAGTTTCTATTAATAACTTGATCAACAGAAATCActcaaaaaaagcacaaaatgcaGCTGAAAGAATATATTCAAGACTAATGTCAATATACTGACAATTCTGGAATTACATCACGTTTATATGTTAAGCAGTGAGATTATTGTACATGGCTCTTTCTATGCTGGTGAAATGTTACCTTTCCTTTAATCAATTTCAAGACCTTAAATTCATGCCTATTTGATGCCTTTGGCTTTTAGCTCTTCTTGGACTCGGTTGAGGTATTCAGGATCTGGGTATCCATAgctgcaaacaggaaaacaaatccATCAGCTTGGTGCTGGTGTCAACCTCCAAGGTCACATGCATTACCACTTGTATACATtagctttgtttccattttttatttgtgctatTTTTAAGATTGTAGCTCATGAAATATCCTGACCACTAACATACAACTTGCTCAGGAAATTTACTTAGAGGAACACTAAGTCTGTGCCTAAAACATCTATGGTTATTAAGTCTTGtatattcaaattatttatgGTGCATGGTCATTAAAagctcattaaataaaaaataaattaataaatatgtgATAAAAGGCCATAAACAGTCCTTACGAAGTTGGTCCTCCATGCGTTGATGTCTTGTGGTGAATATCATTCCAAGTCACCATATTGTTCCTGCCACTGGTGCTGGATCGACCAATAGTGAAGATGAGCCTCTGATTAAAGGCTTTCCTGAGCAGCTCCAGGACCTTCCTTCCTTCAGAGGAGTCTGGGAGGTAGGCGGTTCGGGATGCACCTTCGAATGGTTGACCAGGGTTTGGATGCTCCTCCtgcaaaaattttttattttaaaagtcatcTCAGGGTGTCATGTGATTGTGCCCATTTAAAAGCTACTACTTCCTAATCCCTCTGCCTAGCAGCAGGCTAACTGTCCTTTAggagaaaaaattatttgttacagcaaattttttaaatttgttgaaataataaataaatcagaatttcgatataaaaaaaaatcagatttatcataacaacaataaattataaCTTATGGCGTTTGTCAACCTTAAAAGAAATAGTAGTATTGTCTGGAATGTTACTTTAGATAATTTTCTTCATGATTAGTTTATTCAGAGCATCAATACATAGCCATAAATTAAACAGTatagtaatagtagtaataCTTCATGAAGTAGTTACTTGGTGCATCTGGATTCTAAAAATCTAGCTTTTTTATGTTATAGGGTCCTgaagaaaataactaaaaaaaggTTGCTTAAAGCAGAATTATTATGCTCTGAAAAATAATAGTTTGAATAGATCAGTAAATTAGTATGTAATTATACTGAATAATTATAGAATGTATGTGCAAACTTCAGACAATACACTGTGTGCACAATTATTAGGTAAGTTTTAGTTTTGACCATAtaattttaatgaatattttccaaaattattGGCTGGATCAGTAATGGGCACAGAGCTCCATTTCGCATCAGACACCAGCAAGGTGGAGGCAGGTACTGGTATGGGCTGGTATTATTAAAGATGTGCTTGTTTTCAGgttgaaaatggtctgaaaatCAACTCCCTTCCCTGCTGCCAGTTTTAAGAAGATACTTTCTTCAAGCAGTGGTGCAGGAAAAAGTTTGCATCTTTCAAGAGGACCATGATTTTTATGCAGGACAATGCTCCATCGAGCATCAAAATACTCCACTATGTGACTACCAGTAAAAGCATTCACTTCATTATGAAAGAATAATGAAGTGGCCCCTCCCTCACCAGACCTAAGCCTCCTTGAGAACTTGTGAGCCCTTCTTAAACAGGAGATTTACAGTGAAGGAAAACAGTTCACATCCCTGAACAGTGTCTGGGAGGCTGTGATTGATGCTGCACAAAAAGTTGATCGTCAACAGATCAAGAAACCAACAGACTCCTTGAATGGAAGGCTTACAACTGTTAATGAAAAGAAGCGTGGCTATATTGGTCACTGACATAGTCTTTAAATCTTAGAAATGTTTGTCAATTTTGAGTTGTTTATTATTCTCACTTTAATGGATGACAATAAAAAAGTGAGATGGGAAAGTTTTCAGTCTTAAATCAGTTGCATAATAATTCTGCACACAAATAATTGCCCAATAATCGTTCACATATAGATATTGTCCTAACAAAGCCAAAATCTCACTTTTGCTTTCTTAAACATTCAGGTTTGAGAGgttattaacattttggattAACCGAAAGCGCTGGagttgttcaaaaataaaataaatccttaaaacTACAATTTGCGTAATTATTGTACACACAGTGTATACCTAAAACAGATTTGGTACAAAGATCAAACTGATTTTTGGCAGAGTGGAATtggaatgtttttctgtttaagaataaagttgttGATGGAcccacaaacagaaataataaccTTTGAAGTTTACAAATGAGTATAATGACCACTCTAAGAgaattttggtttttgaaacCATAAGAATGAAGTCGTATTACGTGTACAAAGTCGTAAAATTAGTCGgataaaatagtatttttatgGAAGCTcacacataaaagaaaatttccCAATGCGTTAAAATCAGGAATGtggagcatcttgtgaagttatacatTGGTATCAGCTTTACAAGTAAGGAAATGATCTTTGGGCTGCACAGTTAAATCAATGTTTACATAAATCAATGTAGGtagcagcaagaaggtcctgagttcgattcccggcccggggtctatTTGCATATTCTCCCTGTACATGcatgggtactccagcttcctcccacagtccaaaaacatgactgttaggttaattggtttctctaaattctccctaggtgtgtgtgtgtgtgtgtgtgtgtgtgcatggttgtttgttctgtctgtctctgtgttgccctgcgacagactggcgacttgtccagggtgtaccctgcctctcgcccggaacagtagctggagataggcaccagcacccctcctgaccccgctagggacaagggtgttagtgAATGGATGGAAATGATCTTTTAACATGGtagtaaaaaatataatcagtATAAGGACTTTAAAGTAAGCAATTGTGTCTTTTTTGAAGAAACAACCCCACAGACTTGATGAACTGGTCATTTCAGATCTTGATAAGTATCAAGATgcctttttttctgctaatcTTAATTCTATATTCTCATAACATTCTGACTTAATTCTCATAGTCTGGCCCTAATCCTCTGTCAAAGAAGTGCAACTTCAGCTGTGtttgcaaatttgttttgttggatACCAAAGCAACACCAGACACACTCCATCCTCCCAAAGAACTTTGATGAGTGCAGCTTTGCTCTTACCTTTTGAATTCCACTTGGAACGTGATAATGGATGACTAATGTTCCATGTCTCTCATATCCAGGTAAGGAGGCAGAGGATGTCCTGATGTTCATTATCCCTCCATCAGGCTGTGTTCCCTTCAAGGTCCCGTACACCTCCCCGCAGATAGGACAAATGGGTTTGTAGTCAAAGGCTCTTTGGAGACAGTCTTTGCAGAAGGAATGCTTGCACTGCAGGgcctttttcttctctggtgGGATTGGCTCCATACAGATTGGACATGTCTCGTTGCCAGGAGGTTTGCTTAGTTTGGGTGAAGGAGCAGATGACTTATAGCTTTGACTTCTTGCTGAATCCCTTTTAACTGGACTGTTGTCTGAACTCTTTGGATTTTGTGAAAGAAACTCTTTCAGTTTTTGCACATGTGCAAAAGGTCCACAGACTGTTGTGTCTTTGCTGGagcctgatttaaaaaacaggagAGGAAACTTTCTCTGCAGATCCTCAGCTTGATGTGGAGCCACATGAAGAGATGTTAGCTGCAGGTCAGAGGCAGTTCTCTGGTAGAAAGTGATAAACCTCTGCCTCACAAAGTCCAGATGCACCCTGTCAGAAGAGCAAGCTGATTCACTTGGGGCTCTGAAGTTAACCTGTACTGTGCTCTGGGGGTCACCGTTTGCTGCTTTGAACTCAATGACAAAACGGCCTTGAATTCTCTTTAGTTTTtcgtcatatttttttttaatgtattccaTCACAACTCTGTTCACAGGTACTGAACATGTTGCATCACAGGGAGTTGGAGGAGCAGTCTGTCCTGGTGTTCCAAGACTGGAAAGATGTCCTGACAGTCGCTTTACAAGCTGCTGCACCTCATTAAAGTCTCTACTGAACACTCGGTAACAGGAACCAGTTTTCTCAGGATGGTAGTTATCATTAATCCACTTTTTATCTATGTCTCCAATCATCTTCCCATCAATGATCAGAGTAATGTCTGTGATAATCtgcaacagaacagaacagttAAAGTCATTTAATGTCCAGCTAAATAAAGTATAACATACAGTGTTGTTTGACTTCCTATGCTGGTCACAAAGtatattaaaacatattcagtTATTTAGGAGATCATATTTAGATCCGAGATAAAATGAACTCCACTTCTGTTTCTTATGACTGAAAAAGATAGATCTTCTCATACATATATGCTTTGttcaagtcatttttattttgt from Xiphophorus maculatus strain JP 163 A chromosome 11, X_maculatus-5.0-male, whole genome shotgun sequence carries:
- the LOC102233506 gene encoding E3 ubiquitin-protein ligase DTX3L-like, with the protein product MTCDRKKDEIITDITLIIDGKMIGDIDKKWINDNYHPEKTGSCYRVFSRDFNEVQQLVKRLSGHLSSLGTPGQTAPPTPCDATCSVPVNRVVMEYIKKKYDEKLKRIQGRFVIEFKAANGDPQSTVQVNFRAPSESACSSDRVHLDFVRQRFITFYQRTASDLQLTSLHVAPHQAEDLQRKFPLLFFKSGSSKDTTVCGPFAHVQKLKEFLSQNPKSSDNSPVKRDSARSQSYKSSAPSPKLSKPPGNETCPICMEPIPPEKKKALQCKHSFCKDCLQRAFDYKPICPICGEVYGTLKGTQPDGGIMNIRTSSASLPGYERHGTLVIHYHVPSGIQKEEHPNPGQPFEGASRTAYLPDSSEGRKVLELLRKAFNQRLIFTIGRSSTSGRNNMVTWNDIHHKTSTHGGPTSYGYPDPEYLNRVQEELKAKGIK